Sequence from the Asterias amurensis chromosome 14, ASM3211899v1 genome:
ttattattaaagacactggacactattgacaatTGTAACGACCATTcctctcactttgtgtatctcagcaaatacataacataacaaacaaaatttgagctcaataatttggtcgtcgaagttgcgagataataatgtagaagaaaacagtattgtcacacgaagttgtgtattttcaaatagtgatttagagacctcaaattctaaatctgaggtcttggaTTCAAggtcttggaaaattacttctttctcgaaaactacgtcacttcagagggagctgtttctaagaatgttttatactatcaacatctcctcattactcgtaatcaagaaaggttttatgatattaattgttttgagtaatcaccaatagtgtctactgccttgaAGCGCCCTGAGCGTCTCATAGTGACAGAATTGCTCGCTTTATAGGAAGCCactattgttttcattttcggacggacgaaaaaaaaaaaacttactcaaACCTTTACGTATATGCgtaaagctcggttcatacttcctgcgaatgcttcgtgcgatGCGAATGTCATTGCATCACAAAGGGAAATGGAGCGCGTACCGAttgttgcgtcaccaaaattcgCTCCGCATTCGCCTTTGCAAAacgtatgaaccaggctttatgctactctcacacttgggcgaatatcttgcgaatacgaattcgcgatgaattcgtccttaaacctctccttaccaatatcttacgcatAAAACGtacgctttaccaacagtaccaatggcttaccaaatgcttacgcaaatcgatggcgaattaccgtcttcacaGCATTCGCTGAATGTACGAAAGCGCTTCGTATTGCCCCTCTCACATcagagtggcgaatgttcttgcgaacATGAATATTTGAACTGCGCGTAgaattcgtccaaaatggcggttggatAGTGAGTACTTTCATCTCGGTCTCACCCCTCGATCGTCTtcggtcggccctctccttaccaatagcTTACGAATACattacgaatgcttaccaacgcttaTGCCTTAACGAACGTTGcaaacgcttacgcacgctttaccaacgttaccaatgcttacgaaaatcacgccgaatgaccgtcctcgcaacattcgctgaaattaacaaaccagtttgtaaattgagcgatcttcgtaaggaggtgagGAACaatttgtgaacgttccgaatttgttaccaacgcttacgaagacacggcgaatgctgcgaagtttgagcgattgtcaaatatgtCCTTCCGATAGcatattcgctagcatattcgccgcgtgtgagagcagcataaagtgaccgatcttcgtaaggaggtgcaGAATGACTTGTGACATGGTGAACTTttggcgaatgttgcgaagtttgagcgattgttaaatatttccaaTCGTTAAGCACATTCGTTAGCATATTCTCCCAGCGTCAGAGTAGCATTAGGCGGTGAAAAGTGCTAGGTGAAATAGGTAtctaatgctactctcacaatggggagaatatgctagcgaatgtgcttacgaacggaaattttaaacaaaagctcatacttcgcaacattcgccgtgtctccATTAGCGTTGGTAATAAATTCATCAATTCTCCAACAGATGGTTAAAGGGGCTTTGTCATTATGATCGAAAGATGCATGTGAGTGTACACGGGAGTAAAAACTCCACACCGTATCACCATAACTGCTTGGGGTAATGACTACACGGCCGCTTTAAAGTTTTGGAGACCTCTTTTGATTCAACAGATCTGATTCAAGAACAGTTCCCgcctatttattttattttattttattgtttctttctaGGATTAATCTACGACATTCTCGGGAGTTATACCTTAGCCTTCACTCTAATGggaggtgtccagtgtctcgaTTTGGTGGCTTTACTGCTTCTTGTTTGGCTACAGAGACGCCGTCCATCCAGCCTCTGATGGAAGTCTCTTCTATGGTTGCTCTACTTGCCCTAGAGTCTGGCTGCTGCCAAGAAGCCGTCAATCCATACTCTGATTGGAGGTGTCCACTGAGTCGCTGTGGTGGCTCTACTCGCTCTAATTTGGCTCCGAATACGCCGTCCAACAAGACTGTATCAAGATTTTGTTATGTCCACTGCCTCACAGTGGTGGTTGTACTCGCTCTAGCCAGGCTGCCCGCAAAAACGGCGTCCATCCAAACTCTGATGGGAGGTGTCCACTGCTTTACTGTGGTGACTCTCCCAGCTAACATGCGTACGTTGGGCCAACGTCGGTGAACGTCGGCAAAGTCGGCATCAAAAAACGAACGTTGAAAAGACGTCGGGAAGGTCGGAGTCAGTTTGTAAACGTTGTACGGACGTTTGTAAACAGCATGAAAGACAACGGTAAGAATTACAACTTACAATTTAGTGATGATAGGGGCAACTTAACGTCGGCTATTATAGGTTGTGCCAACGTCGGGAAATGTTGTGCAGTAATAACCGGTCGATTTCAAACATTGGCTCAACGTAGTTAAAACACGGGTAACCTAATGTCTGCATCCTTAGGTTGTGCCAAAGTCGGGAAATGTTGAGCCGTATAACATGTCAATTTCCAACGTTGGCAAAAACGTAGTTATAATGTGGGCAACCTACTTTTGTGTACTTTTGTGTATAATTGTCTGTAAGAAAATATGTACACTAAAaatgggtcattccgtgtcaattcaacacgcttttggacctgaccttcacggatttaaatgaaattcggtgtgctgattggactcgcTGAGAAATGCctaaatcccaaattttatgtaattcggataattattttgagagatacgggttaacgaacttttgactaattagcatgacctgctatgtttggacaatcatatctccaaaattaaaacacctacaaagataatatttacatcgttatgaagctcttgacatggcccacatttgaaaacaaaaaataaaaaaaatttccacgcaccaccgaaaaaatacgcaaaaatttgacctttgaccttgatttacGAAAGAGCATATTTTCCAAAAtgcgcaattttttttaaaatgcaaggttaagatgtaagcaacatTATTCTGAAAACTTGTGATGGGCgcttttacagttttttttaaatgattttttgaacattggctatcaaggccaaaaccataaaaacgcattgtacaacatacacattgtacagtgtacagagtattgtgtGGTAGTGTGTACACGCACATAAATAAAAACCACGTCACCCTGGTAATAATATGGAGTCCAAAAGTCTATTTCATGACATGACTTAATGAGCTAATTCATTTCATCCCCTTAATTTAATATGTGTATCCgacatactgtatacatgttatacaatgtacagtgtacagagtattcacatttagtgctttaaaagctttatttagtcCTTTAAAAGTCAAGTCATGATCATagagaaaaatgtgttgtgacccatttaaatcacaaagcaagaaaaaaaagcagGCTTAAGGCAGGTATCATTTAGGTTTATACTGGAGCATCCAAGTCTTTATTTCACTTGAGCACACAGCACCGGCTGTCGCAAGTAGATATCTGAACTGTCGCCTGAGAAAATGCTCCCAACAATTAAAAGTTTTAGAAGTGATCCAGAAGTTAAGGGACCGTCAAAATCTGCACATCAGGATGTTTTAGTGCAGCCAAATACCGACATTAACACTATCAATGAGGCTATGAcaattattggtgtatctcctATCATAAGTAAGAAGAAAGCTCATGGAAGTTACACGGAAAACAAGGTTGAGAAAATAGAGACAACAATTAAGCAGAAACTGGAAACTGCTACAGGAAAATAGTTCGGTGACGATGAAAGTGAGATGATAACTCAGTTGAAACAAAAGTTTCATTCCTTGaccaagaaaagtgaaaaagttcATGTCTTGAGTGTCTTAGCAGTGAGTTGGAGTGTGAAAAGAATAGCAGATGAACTGGGAGCATCAAACTACATGCCAAGAAAATCAAAGAAACTGGTGAATTAGCAGGGAATGCTTTCCATTCCAAATCCTTTAGGCTGGAAAATCTCTTTCATCAAAAATGGTGCAAACTGTGAGAGACTTTTACCTGTTCGAGTCTGTCAGCAGACAAATGCCAGGGATGAAAGACTTTGTATCGGTTACTGTTGATGGTGAGAAGAAACATCTCCAGGAACATTTTGATCTTTGTATCTGAAAGAagtgtttgaacttttcaaggaacatcctcctgaaagttttgctgaaaatttgctgaacttgGGCTGAAGCAGTGCATCCTTGCCGGATCTAGCGAATGCATTTAGTTTGTGTTTGtactatacatcaaaatgtgaaactcGAAAGGTGAATGATTATCTTTGAATTTCTAATGTATCATGTACACATTACTACACATTAcactgtatatgtacatgtatgtacatgtacatgtacaatgcgtttttatggttttggccttgttaaaaaaaatcataacaaaaaagcTGTATGAGtgcccatcacaatttttcagattattgttgcttacattttaaacttgcattaaaaaaaaaaaattgcgcattttgaaaattacgcattttcgcaggtcaaggtcaaaggtcaaatttttgcgtattttgtcggtggtgcgtggaaattttttgattttatgttattaaatgtgggccatgtcaagagcttcaaaatgatgtaaatattatctcggtaggtgttttacttttggaaatatgattgtccaaacatagcaggtcatgctaattagtcaaaagttcgttaacccgtatctcccaaaataatgatccgagtTACATAAAAATTGGGActtgggcatttctcagggagtccaatcagcacaccgaatttcatttaaatccgtgaaggtcaggtccaaaagcgtgttgagttgacacggaatgacccaaatactttaaaaaaaaacattcgaaTTGAGAGGTAAACAGTTTAATTAATAAAGGTGTAAAACCATGACTGGAAAGTCTGTGGATTATTGACTATATAAATACAAGACATGCCGTTCACAAGGGTGTATGGGCTAGTAAAAGTTGTAGTTAGAATGTATGTAGTTATTAGTATCATCAATTACTTGTAAACAACATAACTGATTATTGTTAATTAACATACACTAATTACTCGAATTAATTACACTTGGCATTAACTGCATTCAAGTGTCCACTGTTTCACTGTGGTTGCTTTACTCGCTCTAGTCTGGCTCCGACTACGCCGTCCATCCAGACTATATTAAGATATGTCCACTACCTCTTGGTGGTGACTCTACTCGCTCTAGTCAAGATGCTGCAAAGACGCCGTCCATCTATACTTTGAAGGGAGGTGTCCGGCACTGTTTCACTGTGGTGTGTTCTACTCGCTCTAGCCATGCTGCTACAAGGACGCCGTCCATCCATACTCTGATGGTAGGTGGTGGTTCTACTCGCTCTAGTCTGGCTGCTGCAAGGACGCCATCCATCCATACTCTGATGGGAGGTGGTGGTTCTACTCGCTCTAGTCTGGCTACTGCGAGAACGccgtccacccccccccccccaatcgaGATCCTGATGGGAGGTGTCCACTGTTTCACTGTGGTGGTTCTACTTGCTCAAGTCTTGCCGCGAAGATGCCGTCCATCGAGACTCTGATTGGAGGTGTCCATtgtctcactgtggtggctCTACTCGCTTTAGTCATGCTGCTGCGATTACGCCGATCTTGTTTTCTTATCTTTTTCTTAAATCtgtagacatacacaatagttacaagttggacaggggctgtcaaggttatagcaaaagtataaaaactgccATCAGAAGATGTGTCAAACCAGACCCTGGGCTATATGTCCGGTATAAACTACATCATCCAGTTTGAACACGAAGTCAATATCAAAATGGGTTCACGCTTTGTTTAGCGTTATGGAGTCTAAGAGCTCtttccgttaaaggcagtggacactattggtacttgtcaaagactagccttcactgttggtgtatctcaacatatgcaaaaaataacaaacctgtgaaaatttgagctcagtcggtcatcgaacttgcgagataataatgaaagaaaaaacacctgtgtcacacgaagttgtgtgtgtttagatgattgatttcgagacctcaagaattcgtggaaaactatggcacttcagagggagccgtttctcacaatgttttataccatcaacctctccccattactcgttaccaaggaaggttttgtgctaataattattttgagtaattaccaatagtgtccactgccttttaagtatTCTGGTTTGAACATGAAGTGAATGCCAAACAGGGTCATATTTTGCAAATCGTTTGTTGAAGTCACCTGAAAGTGGTATCTTGTCAAAATGAAGCTTTTCCACAActttatgtgttttgatgagtggaattatagtttcaattttatttacaatttgaaaagtaggcccgacccgagagggcgctgttcgtgacgtcaatcgaggcgcgatatttgaagagaaaattggtagtctggccccgtacactacgtctggatacctgatcggtatgacGCCTACGGAGAACTACGATCACGGAGGAGACTGCacgcactgtatggctgctgtgcgAACGGTCCACTTGGAGCACCCAGCACAGTTAATCGCatatgcagtgccaacacaagatagttacgcttggcgcaagctataAAAATCCCTCAAAGTTGAATCAAAACCCGATTTTTTGTTCAGTACGGATACACAGATAGGACAGGAAACTATATACAGTAATGCATCTTAGCAATTGCTGACATGCGTCCTCTAAAGTCGGATCTGGTTCgtgttttaaaattataaatcCTACCGAACTTTCAAAcgctcattaaaaacaaaacctgaaCAACCCCTCTTGGATTGCGTGTGTGTAGATTATCAGAATAAACCCTATAAATAATAGCCAGCAAAACTTACAAACAGTCTGTGAGACCAACAGTTGTTGTGGGAGTAAaattacaataatttttttcaggCTCACCTTTTTTTCAACCCGCTTTTAAATATAAGTTTAAAGTAGACATTTCTCTCTGCAAAATCCAAGGTTGGTTCAATGCGCACATGCCCGGTAGTCGCTGTGGTGGTTCAGTGgtaagattgtgggttcgaaccctacAACCGCTgattcccattgactagtgtaagTGTTGTCGTTTAGTTGCTGAACACATTGTTTTCATTATGTATTTCATTGTCATAGAAGTTTACCTATTATGCTTTTTATGCGAGAGACTGGCTGTTGCctcagcttggtgtttatttgTACCCTTGTGGGAGCTTTCCGAGATCCCTTCatcaaaagacaaacaaacaaccaaaacaaactatCTCTTTACAAATAGCCGAATAGTGTTTGtctgtgggtgtgtgtgtgtgtgtgtgtgttattaGATCTCCTCCCTGGATACCGCATCAAACCTCGCCAAGTTAACACGGAAGAAATTAGCTGACTTCGTCTTGACACTCAtctatttttgaacaaaatccgTTGAGAATTGACAgatttattaacaaaaaaacaccaaaattgGTGGGGTTTTGCGCGCcgttttaactgttgctatgggcagCGCGCGCGTACAATGCCAGCAAAGAACTGCGCAGCTGCTATGGGCCGCGCGCGCGTACAGTACACATTGGCTGCGCCCATAGCATCATCTGGGGTAAgaacggcaccttttatttaattgttgcTTTGGGACGGGATCAaggagaacggaggcaggctttaTAGAGCACGTGGGGCGGGAAGAGGGAAGGGGCAGTAGGGGGACTGTTTGAACTGTTGTGATGGGGCGGGATCATTGggaacggaggcaggctttagagcacgtgggCCGGGGACAGGGAGGGGAACGTCACATTTTagttaactgttgctatgggacgggatcacggagaacggaggcaggctttaAAGAGCACGTGGGACGGGGACAGGgaagtgacaattaccaaacgtatacattccctttaactCAACTTAATTGATCCGTAGAAAGTTGCTGAACACAGTGGCCAACTCGTCCAGCACCCGGCCATGTTGAACATTTCAGAGCAAGGTCATCTCCCTATACAAAAAAGTAACAACAGTTGACTGTTAATTTTGCCCAGACATTGGTTCAACAAGGAAGTAAATGCGCAAAAATACTGTGAATGTCTTATCACAGAAATCAGTGTTGCTTAATAATAAGGAAGCGACTTTGTAAAAACACGAAGTCACGACATAATCAACCCAATTTGCTTTCTTAATAATTACCACATCACAGGACAGATTTCGATTTGGACGAACGCATGTAAGGCAAGCTAACCACTTCCCACTTTATTGATTGACGTCCGTTTACGCACTGTACATGGGTGTTTCTGGAAACACCCGGGGAAAACCCAGGATTTCGTTTTAACTGGAAGAGAAATGACGATGTATATTCCGATGTATAGAGTAGTACTATAAAAGTGTTGTAGGAAGAAACATTCACAAACATTCTGATACTTGGTTCACCAATGACTGTATTAAACTATTACGTTGTAAGATAGTGCTGTCTTACAGGACGTGTGAATAATGGAGATTACAAAGTTGTGTATATTTAAGAGCATTCTCTTTTATACCACGTTGATCTGTGAGGCAGAATCCGCGTATTTCAACTTTAACCCACAGAGCGTTACAGTTACGGAGGGGAGCAATGCTACATTCAcctgtggatcactgtatttaTCAACCTGTGATTATTATAGATTCAGTTGGCAAAGGAAACTTAATCAATGTTTTGGCGTCGAGCAAATGTCTAGTTGTTTCAGCGCTACACCAGCAGGACGTACCGGGATAGTTGCTGAGCGGGACGGCCACCGATATCGTTTGCATATCACTAACGTCCAGCGAGATGATACTGGGACTTATTGGTGTAGTTTATATGATCCACATGGTATGAGGCACCAAACCAGTCAGACAGCTTTATTGACAGTTAATCCACTTCTCCCTCAGTACCAACCTTCTTGTAATATCAACCCAATGCTTGCAAGAGTCGGTGAAACCATCTCGTTGGAATGCACTCTCTCCGAACGTGATCCCCCTAGTCTGTTGACCTGGTACAAATCCACATCAACCGGTCCCATCCAAACAGAAGATCAAACAGAAGTCAACCCAGGTGAGACGTATCCAGTTGACCGTGTGCTGACTGAGGCTGACAACATGATGGATTTTACTTGTATAGCTGGTCCTGATTCCAGTGGTCCAAGTTGCTCCATTACGCCTCTCCAGATATCACCGACTGTCTCAATCTTACCCTCTCACTTGACGCGTCATGAACACCAGAACGCGACATTCACATGTGAATTTAAGTCTACACCGCAATCGATGGCGAACGAATACAAATGGCGTGTGCTCCAGTTGGACAAAGATGAGATAAGGGTTAACATTGATACATTACATAGACACGACGGGCGATTTCAACTTGCCCAAGATGGGCAAACTCTGGAGATTATCAATGTAACGCCTGAAGATTTCAACAACTCTCAGATCAAATGCATTGCACTTCTAGATGATACACCATTCCCAAGCGCCAATAATTCGCTGCTGTTCGTCTTGCCTTTGTCCACAACAACACCAAGGGCAGTGACAGTTTCGGTTACAGAAACAGACCGTGATGAATCTTTCCCCGACACTGACGACAATACCCTTCCAAAAGAATCAAGCTTTATAGTTATCATTGTTGGAGTTCTGGGTTCAATTGTCTTTCTGATAATTATAACTCTGATCGGATGCTTCCTgatcaaaaacaaaccaaactcCACCAAACCAGGCCAGACGGCAGCAACACACAAACAGGTTGAGACCGGCGGGAATCAAAATGATCAAACATACGACGAAATCCCATTGGATGTAGCAAGAGATCGGGACGCCAGGATGCCAAGTAGTGCTACGAACGGGGCTGAAGTACTATACGCGTGCGCCGATAAGACTCGGCGTAACGAAATCAAGAGATATGCCGTAACTGCTTCATCAACAACTGGTGAAGATGTTGCAGTTGCCAAGGTAGAAAGCGTGGATGGGGAGGTGGGAAGTGCATTGGACCATGCAATCTACGCAATGCCGAACAAGCCTGCAAAGACCGGGAACCACCCAGGGAAGACTGACCATCACAGAGTCAACCTACCAGCACATGATACCCGCAAGGAAACAGACACACCCATTGCAGACGATTTCGAGTCACGCGGGAAAAACGCTGAAGGACTGGTTTATGCGGACTTGGACTTCCCGCGCCCCTCATCAGCAACAAGCACAGCAGTACTTCAATCGGATGAGCAGAGTGAGTATGCTGAACTCCGTCGGGATATATAAAAAACTGTGAAACGTAATTTTATTATATTGtcccattttaaaggcagtggacactattggtaattactcaaaataattattatcacaaaacctttcttggtgatgagtaatggggagaggttgatggtataaagcactgtgagaaacggctccctctgaagtgccatagttttcgagaaagaagtaattttccacgaatttgatttcgagacctcagatttagaacttgaggtctcgaaatcaaccatctaaacgcacacaacttcgagtgacaaggggtatttttctttcaatattatctcgcacacaacttcgatgaccgattgagctcaaatttccacaggtttgttattttatgcatatgttgagatacaccaagtgtgaaggctagtctttgacaattaccaatagtgtcatggtaattactaaataattaattaccttaataccttaattggtaacgaggatgggagaggttgatagtatataacattgtaagaaacgactccctctgaagtgacgtagttttcgagaaagaagtaattcgtgacctcaagtttagaatttgaggtctcgaaatcaagcatctgaaagcacacaactatgtgtgacaagggtattatTTTTCGTGCACAGTTATCTACCAACTCCgtcgaccaatcgagctcaaattttcacaggttatgttgagatacaccaagggagaagactggtctatgacagttaccaatagtctttaatggctgtgcttaccgtaagcaaataatTGACGCTTATGGACGCAGGGAATTCCGCGCCTACGTCAAGCGTATCTAACGGGTAATGTGGGGATTTTGTTGCGTGTTCGCTTAAGAAAATCGGCGCCTGAACAATAAGCAGGAAATGATCGTCAGCGCAAACTTCGGCTGTTAGCAAGGACGTGAAACTCGGCCCTGGTTCTACTCCAGCTAAAGTATGgtgaattccttttttttttttttaatacagttTTCCCGAATACGAATTCGATTTATGggggaaattttttttttattttcttttttctagTTTAACAATGTGTGCATGTTTTCTTTCTCAGGGTACGACTGATTCGCAAATACTATCAACGTTGTAACAGTTGGTCCTGGTTTATTGTCGTGAATTAGAAAACGAAAGCAGTAACAGGAAAATAATGTTTACACTCTGTCTAACGCCACGTTTGAAAGTGAAACCATAACAATGTTTCGACTATACGCCCTGCCCATATCTCCCATCCATCTGTTTTAAAACATGGCTCCATTATTCACTCTAAATAAGTTTCATTTTCAagggaacattacataattgtgttttgtttttttgctatcAAAACAGTTGATGGCAGTGTAAAGCAATGTAATATAAACTGAAGTAGAAGTCGGGGTCGATCGGCAATCTTGGTAACGGGCAAATAGTGCACGATTGATTCACATTTTGCATGATGTCGATTAAAAATTAACATGAATAAAACTAAAACCCTAAGTCAGCTACAAACTCCAAGCGGGGAATTATTTTGTATTGACTCCTCATCAAATGATACGACATTTCAGACATAATTTTGGTATtatgatgttttctactattatcACCATACTGTGTAAGTGTTATGTATAGGTCTGTGATCTTAGATGATGTTTTGTtgtaccaattctgtaatgttccgtTCACATGAGCATTGCCTTATCCTGcataaaacacaagttacataCCGTACTTCCTTGTTCCTTATGTCACAATGCTCAGAACGAGTTGAACGTCCTGCATATCCTATAGACAACACCATTCcacacaggggggggggggctcttcaTGCAGTTGTGTTTTCTCTAAATGCCGTAAATGTTGACTTatctttgactttttttttttttttttttttttgaggggggtaTTTTTCACAATACTGCTTTTACTAGGTTTGCAGTTTTACTTCGATGTGCTGACTTGTAACGCCATTGTAGTTTATTGTTTagcttttgaaaatgttgatggTAAGAAATTTACCATAATTATGGTGTTATTATAATTGTTGATAGTTATAATTCCGAATTTAGCGTGTACCACGAGTGGACTAATTTAAACCCACTTTTTATTGTATCATTCCATGTAGTCACACTATAACCATAAGTACTCTACAACAATGGAGTTTAATAGAATATTAATtggatacaaaaaaatatataacaaaaaatatgtatataaaAAGTGTCTTTATTTATCATTAGGGTGTTTTCTAACGGTCTGTTTCTCGTCGTTTTTCTATCAATGTACtgcatttatttgtgttttgttctaTTTTATGTTTATTCCATTAAATAGTTGTACTTGTTGCTGTGATTTTAAGGGGAGGTACTGcctatgtttacatttatttacaatttgtcACAACTTATAAATGTCATACTTAGCCTATCATAACCATTATTGTTAAAATGAAGCAACCTTTTGTATGATATCCAAGCATTGCTGTGTTAGTTACTACAAACACAAAATCGTACAGATAAGTTAacggtagtggacactattggtaattgtcagagactagccttcacagttggtgtatctcaacatatgcaacctgtggaaatttgagctcaatcggtcatcgaacttgcgagataataatgaaagaaaaaacacccttgtcacacgacgttgtgtgcgtttagatggttggtttcgagacatcaagttctaaatctgaggt
This genomic interval carries:
- the LOC139947282 gene encoding cell adhesion molecule 2-like is translated as MEITKLCIFKSILFYTTLICEAESAYFNFNPQSVTVTEGSNATFTCGSLYLSTCDYYRFSWQRKLNQCFGVEQMSSCFSATPAGRTGIVAERDGHRYRLHITNVQRDDTGTYWCSLYDPHGMRHQTSQTALLTVNPLLPQYQPSCNINPMLARVGETISLECTLSERDPPSLLTWYKSTSTGPIQTEDQTEVNPGETYPVDRVLTEADNMMDFTCIAGPDSSGPSCSITPLQISPTVSILPSHLTRHEHQNATFTCEFKSTPQSMANEYKWRVLQLDKDEIRVNIDTLHRHDGRFQLAQDGQTLEIINVTPEDFNNSQIKCIALLDDTPFPSANNSLLFVLPLSTTTPRAVTVSVTETDRDESFPDTDDNTLPKESSFIVIIVGVLGSIVFLIIITLIGCFLIKNKPNSTKPGQTAATHKQVETGGNQNDQTYDEIPLDVARDRDARMPSSATNGAEVLYACADKTRRNEIKRYAVTASSTTGEDVAVAKVESVDGEVGSALDHAIYAMPNKPAKTGNHPGKTDHHRVNLPAHDTRKETDTPIADDFESRGKNAEGLVYADLDFPRPSSATSTAVLQSDEQSEYAELRRDI